A section of the Suncus etruscus isolate mSunEtr1 chromosome X, mSunEtr1.pri.cur, whole genome shotgun sequence genome encodes:
- the NHSL2 gene encoding LOW QUALITY PROTEIN: NHS-like protein 2 (The sequence of the model RefSeq protein was modified relative to this genomic sequence to represent the inferred CDS: inserted 5 bases in 4 codons; deleted 13 bases in 12 codons; substituted 12 bases at 12 genomic stop codons), translating into MRSGGGWVHWRGCSSVQENADSDAXHSRSSWRQRDERVPLPGQAPNVEELLGEAQLNHQSLLGHIVVETEQWELTDPVFSMALIIPASETISDKQAAWNSPFCLPILEVKQWLQPYSKHSDTVPINVSGCQSEYATISLNLSLSGHKNSSVSTVAHPTNSNIRPSHSVPNAVHGRVAVGXXAQFSTLTLPTMRNPMXSQGPCGTNSSSMENMGIVYSIPSFYNRPKXSTFSYSWKKCFYYMLHQYPQLNKQVTENGENPYSENSCFFFTTLPPLIPKKAALLFATHDNFAXCNKLTSYTENTFQKIQDLEQSSMPGLSTGSYTSRLEIGHDGASRFQGQXLSVSTDLGTINMNYEKIRKAREACALPLPEQILRAVRIPTITSFSAQQEAQHQRQKANSTSLKKKQKKPTSETHSVSLVKDEPVFVHHLLRTRPRRLCLFLKHQGHQXSHPHAQSHPPVSTFKDPEGTHFSHHXYLTDWKANVTSNPCSAPATATGTMVIDCTPGSGSSESLPSRDFHYLLLEPQTPSQISTEVEARELSPQGRLTGLKSPFSGYSIKSEDTNSHSLMALTLDHSSPSPLVSVCYEYLHLNKTKESLYHSETNLGAKLTQKNSSNPTTNIEHLKLSKKKEKTIIPMVTQXDFHSIYLQTVSKSDGIETSTICTEEPGTVVFTLPERKPKRPMAKKPWLIGRPLNLIHNMXSMPKGCLLTSPFLALTPKSSIQHKRKFSQDIYMLFQKLKSPTIPEAKAGNNNPISFLHTFVSXHGAFFSGTQQLPQGSRKNEGPKIRILPXQSQXEAEEKNXNFTFCPKKQSVLYLPLTSYSEQMKAYILESRLPLRTITLXECPPTRTTSVPKTDDERDVSPLTEWIVEDVDEVFVYSCTAKILFAVIHRDTYLTKLQYSKAEGQYKVMGDAPVLGYLGCYHKGHLREGQVLHPPCGPKLIPSWATSQPVPGIREKPDLQESEILQNLKIQME; encoded by the exons ATGAGGAGTGGGGGTGGCTGGGTCCACTggagagg CTGCAGCTCAGTTCAAGAAAATGCCGACAGCGACGCTTAGCACTCGAGGTCGTCATGGCGACAGCGAGATGAACGTGTTCCTCTCCCAGGGCAGGCCCCGAATGTGGAGGAGCTGCTTGGAGAGGCACAGCTCAATCACCAGAGCCTGTT GGGCCATATTGTGGTTGAGACAGAACAATGGGAACTTACTGATCCTGTTTTCTCCATGGCCCTCATAATCCCAG CCTCTGAAACCATTTCTGACAAGCAAGCTGCCTGG AATAGCCCCTTCTGTCTTCCCATTCTAGAGGTAAAACAG TGGCTTCAGCCTTACTCCAAACATTCTGACACTGTACCCATCAATGTCTCTGG TTGCCAATCAGAGTATGCTACTATTAGTCTCAATTTGTCTCTTTCAGGTCACAAAAACAGCTCAGTAAGCACTGTGGCACACCCTACTAACTCAAACATCAGGCCCAGTCATTCAGTTCCAAATGCTGTTCATGGAAGAGTTGCTGTTGGTTAATAAGCTCAATTCTCAACTCTCACCTTGCCCACAATGAGAAATCCTA GATCCCAAGGTCCCTGTGGCACAAACTCTTCTAGCATGGAAAACATGGGAATAGTGTACAGCATCCCTAGT TTTTACAATAGACCAAAGTAATCAACATTCTCCTATTCCTGGAAAAAATGCTTTTACTATATGTTACACCAATATCCCCAGCTGAACAAGCAAGTTACTGAAAATGGGGAAAATCCTTACTCtgaaaattcttgttttttttttaccacactgCCACCTCTAATTCCAAAGAAGGCTGCCCTCCTCTTTGCA ACTCATGATAACTTTGCATAATGTAATAAATTAACAAGCTACACTGAGAATACTTTTCAGAAAATACAGGACTTAGAACAATCCTCAATGCCTGGCCTTTCTACAGGCTCCTACACCTCAAGGCTGGAAATAGGCCAT GATGGGGCAAGCAGATTTCAAGGTCAGTAGCTCTCTGTGTCCACAGACTTGGGCACCATAAATATGAACTATGAA AAGATAAGAAAAGCCAGAGAAGCATGTGCTCTGCCTCTGCCAGAACAGATTCTTAGGGCAGTGAGAATTCCAACAATCACCTCCTTTAGTGCCCAACAAGAGGCCCAGCACCAAAGACAGAAGGCTAATAGTACCTCActcaagaagaaacaaaaa aagcccaCTTCTGAAACACACAGTGTCTCGCTGGTCAAAGATGAGCCTGTCTTTGTGCATCACTTGCTAAGGACCAGACCAAGGAGACTTTGCCTCTTTTTGAAACACCAAGGCCATCAATAATCACATCCACATGCTCAGAGTCATCCA CCTGTGTCCACCTTTAAAGATCCTGAAGGTACACATTTCTCC CACCACTGATATCTCACC GACTGGAAGGCTAATGTCACTAGCAATCCTTGTTCAGCTCCAGCCACTGCCACTGGTACCATGGTCATTGATTGCACCCCAGGTTCAGGAAGCTCAGAGTCTCTGCCTTCCAGAGACTTCCACTATCTACTTCTAGAGCCACAAACTCCTTCACAAATCTCC ACTGAGGTAGAGGCCAGGGAACTTTCTCCCCAAGGAAGGCTTACTGGGTTAAAGTCACCCTTCAGTGGATACTCCATCAAGTCAGAGGACACTAATTCCCACTCTCTCATGGCCTTGACTCTTGATCATTCTTCCCCCTCA CCCCTGGTATCTGTCTGTTATGAGTATCTCCATCTAAACAAAACCAAGGAGAGCCTATATCACTCAGAGACAAATTTGGGGGCCAAACTGACCCAGAAGAATAGTtccaacccaactacaaacat TGAgcatttaaaattaagtaaaaagaaagaaaaaacaatcatTCCCATGGTTACTCAGTAAGACTTCCATTCAATTTACCTGCAGACAGTCAGCAAATCAGATGGCATTGAG ACCTCAACTATATGTACTGAGGAGCCTGGAACAGTTGTCTTCACCCTGCCTGAGAGAAAGCCAAAACGTCCCATGGCTAAGAAACCTTGGCTGATTGGAAGGCCTCTGAATTTGATCCACAATATGTAATCTATGCCCAAAGGATGTCTACTAACTTCACCTTTCTTGGCTCTGACCCCCAAGAGTTCAATTCAGCATAAGAGGAAATTCTCTCAAGATATATACATGTTGTTCCAGAAACTAAAGTCCCCTACCATTCCTGAAGCAAAAGCAGGCAACAACAACCCCATCTCTTTTCTTCACACTTTTGTCA TTCATGGTGCTTTCTTCTCGGGAACACAACAACTACCCCAGGGAAGTAGAAAAAATGAGGGACCCAAAATAAGAATCCTGCC TCAAAGCCAATAAGAAGCtgaggaaaaaaactaaaatttcacCTTCTGTCCCAAAAAGCAGAGTGTTCTATACCTGCCTCTCACCTCCTATTCAGAACAAATGAAAGCCTATATCCTTGAATCAAGGCTGCCTCTCAGAACCATCACAC TGGAGTGTCCTCCTACAAGGACAACTTCAGTGCCTAAAACTGATGATGAAAGGGATGTAAGCCCTTTGA CTGAATGGATTGTGGAAGATGTTGATGAGGTATTTGTGTATTCATGCACagctaaaattttatttgctgTGATTCACAG
- the RTL5 gene encoding LOW QUALITY PROTEIN: retrotransposon Gag-like protein 5 (The sequence of the model RefSeq protein was modified relative to this genomic sequence to represent the inferred CDS: inserted 5 bases in 4 codons): MSDPAGNLNSXRMANVVLRDELNALRGENANLGLQLGRALAEVNSLRGNVSSYIRWPVPLGPVLAEEENLEFLLSXMDAVPEGEEPALCCPPACTEPDDAPEQLMSGMAADGPPQTPILLLSAGRDPVPQLSLPTLERPEIEPFSGDPVYLAEFLMQLETFIAHHEDHFSGGTERVAFLISFFAGRAKEWAISVTQEGSSLRTNFPRFLDEIRKEFCGPIPPNVAKKAIRKLKQGNCTLGSYADAFQFLAQFLSWDDCRLQTQFLKGLSEFICKELVWSTDMADLDELILECVEIERKLRLPKPTPLPGVRKVFFPFAEESKDNDSEERKCHNDDEDAEGHRGRLPQRDQQRSVRVGQQELREEADRKKKEEEVRKEKGEMKKKEEVCYTRXEEVYLEEGDEDEEVDVEFINSEDEDDNKSLGAHLMIIGGQEAEQEAEPEEESEDETQDDDLEELMIPPTFANASSXTTDLYHENFLDDSPPAIQSSRQENQSRVIILEGLPGSNLPFYSSRPHIHRGGRMGHRQTRRRPPMLFRLTPRQGGHRASRGRIRV; the protein is encoded by the exons ATGTCTGACCCGGCTGGAAACCTCAATA TCCGAATGGCGAATGTTGTTTTGAGAGACGAATTAAATGCTCTTCGCGGGGAGAATGCCAATTTGGGCCTGCAGCTCGGAAGAGCCTTGGCCGAGGTGAATTCTTTGCGGGGCAACGTCTCGAGCTACATTCGCTGGCCAGTGCCCTTGGGGCCCGTCCTTGCAGAGGAGGAGAACCTAGAGTTTCTACTCAG GATGGACGCTGTCCCAGAGGGAGAGGAGCCAGCCCTGTGCTGCCCACCCGCATGCACGGAGCCAGATGATGCCCCCGAACAGTTGATGAGCGGGATGGCTGCAGATGGGCCTCCGCAAACACCGATTTTGCTATTGTCTGCAGGGAGGGACCCGGTCCCCCAGCTTTCTCTCCCCACGCTGGAGAGGCCTGAAATAGAGCCCTTTTCAGGAGACCCAGTCTACCTGGCTGAATTCCTGATGCAGCTAGAAACCTTCATAGCCCACCATGAGGATCATTTCTCTGGAGGCACCGAGCGGGTGGCCTTCCTGATCTCCTTTTTTGCTGGTAGAGCTAAAGAGTGGGCCATCTCAGTCACCCAGGAGGGAAGCTCTCTTCGCACCAACTTCCCGCGTTTCTTGGATGAGATTCGGAAGGAATTCTGTGGCCCAATACCCCCAAATGTTGCTAAAAAGGCCATTCGCAAACTTAAGCAAGGCAACTGTACCCTGGGCAGCTATGCAGATGCTTTTCAGTTCCTGGCCCAATTTTTGTCTTGGGATGATTGTCGCCTTCAAACTCAGTTCCTTAAAGGCCTGTCAGAATTCATCTGCAAGGAGCTTGTCTGGTCCACagacatggctgacctggatgaGCTGATTCTAGAATGTGTGGAGATAGAAAGAAAACTGCGCCTACCCAAGCCTACTCCACTGCCTGGGGTTCGAAAGGTCTTCTTTCCTTTTGCTGAGGAGTCTAAAGATAATGACAGTGAGGAACGAAAATGCCATAATGATGATGAAGACGCAGAGGGGCACAGAGGCAGGCTGCCCCAGAGGGATCAGCAGAGGAGTGTGAGAGTTGGTCAGCAAGAGTTGAGGGAGGAGGCagacaggaaaaagaaagaagaagaggtgaggaaggagaaaggggagatgaaaaagaaagaggaggtctGTTATACCA CAGAGGAAGTGTACCTGGAGGAAGGCGATGAGGATGAGGAGGTAGATGTGGAGTTCATTAACAGCGAGGATGAAGATGATAACAAGAGTCTGGGAGCACATTTAATGATCATTGGGGGCCAAGAGGCAGAGCAggaggcagagccagaggaagagTCAGAGGATGAGACCCAAGATGATGACCTAGAAGAGCTGATGATACCTCCAACCTTTGCTAATGCATCGT CGACTACTGacttataccatgaaaactttctGGATGACTCGCCTCCTGCCATACAGTCCAGCAGACAAGAGAACCAGAGTCGGGTCATAATTCTGGAAGGACTTCCAGGGTCCAATTTACCATTCTACAGCTCTCGGCCACATATCCACCGTGGAGGGCGCATGGGGCATCGCCAAACCCGAAGACGCCCCCCAATGCTCTTCCGCCTCACTCCTAGACAAGGGGGCCACCGAGCTTCAAGGGGCCGAATTCGTGTGTGA